In Electrophorus electricus isolate fEleEle1 chromosome 14, fEleEle1.pri, whole genome shotgun sequence, a single window of DNA contains:
- the LOC113584635 gene encoding cytochrome P450 26A1: protein MSLCTLVVTCLCTFVLPVFLFLAAVKLWEVFIVRGLDGSCRSPLPPGTLGLPYIGETLQLILQRRKFLRMKRQKYGFIYKTHLFGNPTVRVMGADNVRQILTGEHKLVAAQWPASVRAILGSDTLSNVHGVQHRNRKKAVVRAFSRDALEHYIPVIQEEVRCAVKDWLRRDSCVLVYPEIKRLMFRIAMRILLGFEPCQIKTDEQALVEAFEEMIKNLFSLPIDVPFSGFYRGLKARNFIHAKIEENIRKKIQEDDNEKEPAHKDALQLLIENGRKSNEALSMQAMKESATELLFGGHETTASTATSLVMFLGMQPEVVQRIREELAEKEVSSMHLPGKSLTMELLEHLKYTGCVIKETLRMNPPVPGGFRVALKTFELNGYQIPKGWNVIYSICDTHDVADVFPSKEEFQPERFMGKGFEDSPRFNYIPFGGGARMCVGKEFAKVLLKTFLVELTQHCNWTLSNGPPAMKMGPTVYPVDNLPTKFTPYLSN, encoded by the exons ATGAGTCTTTGCACCCTGGTTGTTACCTGTCTCTGCACCTTCGTGCTTCCAGTCTTCCTATTTTTAGCCGCGGTGAAGTTGTGGGAGGTTTTCATAGTGCGCGGTCTTGATGGGAGCTGTCGCAGCCCCCTTCCACCGGGTACCCTGGGCTTACCGTACATCGGAGAGACGCTGCAGCTGATTCTCCAG AGAAGGAAATTCCTGCGTATGAAGCGTCAGAAATATGGGTTCATCTACAAAACGCACCTTTTTGGCAACCCCACCGTCAGAGTGATGGGTGCTGACAACGTGAGACAGATTCTGACGGGCGAACACAAACTCGTTGCCGCTCAGTGGCCCGCATCTGTGCGCGCGATACTCGGCTCGGACACGCTGTCCAATGTCCACGGAGTCCAGCACCGAAACAGGAAAAAG GCGGTCGTGAGGGCGTTCTCGCGGGACGCTTTGGAGCACTACATCCCGGTGATCCAGGAGGAGGTTAGGTGCGCGGTGAAGGACTGGCTGCGGCGGGACTCGTGCGTGCTCGTGTACCCGGAGATAAAGCGCCTCATGTTCCGCATCGCCATGAGAATCTTGCTCGGGTTTGAGCCATGCCAGATCAAGACGGATGAGCAAGCGCTGGTCGAGGCTTTTGAGGAGATGATAAAGAACTTATTCTCCCTCCCCATTGATGTGCCCTTCAGCGGCTTTTATCGG GGTTTAAAAGCACGGAATTTTATTCACGCCAAAATTGAGGAGAACATCAGGAAGAAAATCCAGGAAGATGACAACGAGAAGGAACCCGCGCACAAGGACGCACTCCAGCTGCTGATCGAAAACGGCAGAAAAAGCAACGAGGCGCTCAGCATGCAG GCCATGAAAGAGTCGGCAACAGAACTACTCTTTGGGGGTCACGAGACGACAGCAAGTACGGCAACCTCTTTGGTCATGTTTTTGGGGATGCAACCGGAGGTGGTTCAGAGAATTAGAGAGGAACTCGCAGAAAAG GAGGTTTCCAGCATGCATCTGCCTGGGAAGAGTTTAACTATGGAGCTACTGGAACATCTCAAGTACACTGGGTGTGTCATCAAGGAAACTCTGAGAATGAATCCTCCAGTGCCTGGGGGGTTCCGGGTGGCGCTAAAAACTTTTGAACTTAAT GGATATCAGATTCCCAAAGGATGGAAcgtcatttacagcatttgtgaTACACATGACGTAGCAGATGTCTTCCCCAGCAAAGAGGAATTCCAGCCAGAGCGATTCATGGGCAAAGGCTTCGAGGACAGTCCTAGGTTTAACTACATCCCCTTCGGAGGAGGAGCCAGGATGTGTGTGGGCAAGGAGTTTGCCAAAGTTCTTCTGAAGACCTTTTTGGTTGAGCTCACACAGCACTGCAACTGGACCCTGTCAAACGGACCCCCAGCAATGAAGATGGGCCCCACCGTGTACCCTGTAGACAATCTCCCCACCAAGTTCACTCCTTACCTCAGCAACTAA